One window from the genome of Desulforamulus ruminis DSM 2154 encodes:
- a CDS encoding S-layer homology domain-containing protein produces MKKLLLPFILVLLLSLPSLCFADTQPFKDVDGHWSDKEIQLAYKNGIMQGVAADLFNPEGKLTRAELAVCLDRIFDFNFDNLRFIKAPSPADYFDDVEENQYYSQSVMELGFFNVFDIPDRKFKPDEEVARIEVAQTIAKCFEVKNLNVVTIQMWPQFNDIETTPDLAFIHNTGIMKGRGEGGFAPKAKITRAEFAAVLNRTMSTIKLALPNENEVSEPTVQIDIRGEVKSVVKDGDKISSIYVEGVLTEDTRYDKATIRITDDTAIATCVKGADLPVQDIHQGSIVEVTFTGPVAESYPVQATAKLLRIIE; encoded by the coding sequence ATGAAAAAATTACTACTCCCTTTCATCCTGGTTTTGTTGCTGTCGCTACCCAGCCTTTGTTTTGCCGATACACAACCTTTTAAGGATGTTGACGGCCACTGGTCAGATAAAGAAATCCAATTGGCCTATAAAAATGGAATCATGCAAGGAGTTGCCGCGGATTTATTTAATCCCGAAGGAAAGCTAACTAGGGCGGAACTGGCAGTATGCCTTGACCGGATTTTTGATTTTAACTTCGATAACCTTCGTTTTATTAAAGCCCCTTCCCCTGCTGATTATTTTGACGATGTGGAAGAAAACCAATATTATAGTCAAAGCGTTATGGAACTTGGATTTTTTAATGTTTTTGATATTCCAGACCGGAAGTTTAAACCTGATGAAGAAGTTGCCCGAATTGAAGTGGCTCAGACCATTGCCAAGTGTTTCGAAGTGAAAAACCTGAATGTAGTAACCATACAAATGTGGCCCCAATTTAATGATATTGAGACAACCCCCGATTTAGCCTTTATTCATAACACCGGAATCATGAAAGGCCGCGGAGAAGGCGGTTTTGCCCCCAAGGCCAAAATTACCCGGGCTGAATTTGCCGCAGTTCTGAATAGAACCATGAGCACCATAAAACTTGCTCTGCCAAATGAAAATGAAGTATCGGAACCAACGGTGCAAATAGACATTCGCGGAGAAGTCAAGAGTGTTGTTAAAGATGGAGATAAAATTTCCTCCATCTATGTGGAGGGCGTTCTAACGGAGGATACCCGTTATGATAAAGCGACCATTCGGATTACGGATGATACGGCCATTGCCACCTGTGTCAAGGGTGCCGATTTACCGGTCCAGGATATTCATCAAGGTTCTATAGTCGAAGTGACATTCACCGGTCCGGTAGCGGAGTCCTATCCTGTTCAGGCCACGGCTAAGTTACTAAGAATTATTGAATAG